A region of Deltaproteobacteria bacterium DNA encodes the following proteins:
- a CDS encoding capsule assembly Wzi family protein: MAFRHGFWTIAIVLLLLPLAHLPGALASDIPLDSPLYPMLDRYWSEGMLDVYRPDQGPISSREAGDLLDALDDPGNLKIFLPGGKVSVIPRIGWEGGDEGFVPDNRSGIPVSGGLVTGGEFILNVHRFSLFVDGRLPLTDSGDRFFKEAYGQFRWGKLQFTLGKENMWWGPGRRGSLLLTDNAAPRKVFRLDNYPDFTLPGFLKHLGGVRVSFFLSRLDDDRPGFVPDPIMGGLKIGFSPNPNLIFSLNRTFLFGGEGRDEDFGAFIDVLLGRPGSESASASQNVIGNQIAGFSVIWRTLADAQPFTLYVDGAGEDAAGWTPSKWAFLGGVYLPRIGQSEMFDVRIEAASTDLGYSGWYTHADYPYTYRGRLMGHPMGGGAEDLYVELGAYPVPASRLAFTVARTREIDPGGGHDILMTWGLKGDLWTLRRTVTLQWVRKDREGPAAVPDEGDLFSMTVKFRL; the protein is encoded by the coding sequence ATGGCCTTCCGGCATGGATTCTGGACAATTGCAATCGTCTTGCTTCTTCTCCCCCTGGCGCACCTGCCGGGTGCCCTTGCCTCCGATATCCCTCTTGATTCCCCTCTCTATCCCATGTTGGACCGGTATTGGTCCGAGGGCATGCTCGATGTCTATCGCCCCGACCAGGGCCCCATTTCCAGCCGGGAGGCCGGGGACCTCCTGGATGCACTGGACGATCCCGGAAACCTGAAAATTTTTCTTCCCGGCGGAAAGGTCTCCGTCATACCCCGTATCGGGTGGGAGGGAGGTGACGAGGGGTTCGTCCCCGACAACCGTTCAGGCATACCGGTGTCCGGCGGTTTAGTCACCGGCGGCGAATTCATCCTGAACGTTCATCGGTTCTCCCTCTTTGTCGACGGGAGGCTTCCTCTGACCGATAGTGGGGATCGGTTTTTCAAAGAGGCCTACGGGCAATTCCGCTGGGGCAAGCTCCAGTTCACCTTGGGCAAGGAGAACATGTGGTGGGGACCGGGCAGGAGGGGAAGCCTTCTCCTGACCGACAACGCCGCACCCCGCAAGGTGTTCCGCCTGGACAACTACCCCGATTTTACGCTGCCCGGTTTTCTTAAACATCTCGGCGGCGTCCGCGTTTCCTTCTTCCTGTCGCGCCTCGACGATGACCGCCCCGGTTTTGTCCCTGACCCCATCATGGGAGGGCTGAAGATCGGCTTTTCACCCAATCCAAACCTCATATTCTCACTGAACCGCACCTTCCTTTTCGGCGGGGAGGGGAGGGACGAAGATTTTGGCGCCTTTATCGATGTCCTGCTGGGCCGGCCGGGCAGCGAGTCGGCCTCGGCTTCGCAGAACGTCATCGGCAACCAGATAGCCGGCTTCTCCGTTATCTGGAGGACCCTGGCCGACGCCCAGCCGTTTACCCTCTACGTGGATGGCGCCGGAGAGGACGCTGCCGGATGGACACCGTCCAAGTGGGCCTTCCTGGGGGGTGTCTACCTTCCGCGTATCGGACAATCGGAGATGTTCGATGTGCGTATCGAGGCGGCTTCCACAGATCTGGGCTACTCCGGCTGGTACACGCATGCGGATTACCCTTATACTTACAGAGGCCGTCTCATGGGGCATCCCATGGGCGGGGGCGCCGAGGACCTTTATGTCGAACTGGGCGCCTACCCGGTCCCGGCTTCGAGGCTGGCGTTCACTGTCGCAAGGACGAGGGAGATAGACCCGGGGGGAGGGCACGACATCCTCATGACGTGGGGGTTGAAGGGAGACCTCTGGACCCTGCGGCGAACCGTCACCCTGCAGTGGGTCAGAAAGGACAGGGAAGGTCCCGCCGCGGTTCCGGATGAGGGGGATCTCTTTTCGATGACGGTGAAGTTCAGGTTGTAG
- the cooS gene encoding anaerobic carbon-monoxide dehydrogenase catalytic subunit, whose product MPEKDEVLKRTPNPAAKELITKLQKEGVPIFLDRFAAQQPQCKFGLQGTCCRMCQWGPCTISRKSTHGVCGKDMNLIVMGNLLRALVSGLAAHARHAHEIYLTIMAVRDGTVDIKIKGEDRVFEMAGRLGIEVENRKIEAIAGEIAEILLEDLGKMKKGELRLLEAYAGQENRDLWRKLDILPRSSAYEIMEALHMTTLGACSDWMALVDQELRSALAYCYSTLFGTSLATEILYGIPRPRKTVVNFGVLKEDHVNILLHGHSPVMVEKILEKIHTPEIQSLARQLGAKGIVLGGMCCTGEELLARHGIPTVTNILGQELAIGTGAVDTVIVDMQCIIPGMKITADCFGTEIITTCRSNRIPGAVHVPFDPEDPGSLDDNALYVARSAVESFGRRKRRNIHIPDYRTEALVGWSYEAILEAFGGADRLVELLKTGKFKGICTIVGCNTPKVPYESNHVTIARELIAAGVLLTTTGCCSHALLNAGLCAPDASEMAPHDTRVLLEKLGIPPALAVGGCVDNARSLRLFITLAEAAGLKIHDMPFMFIGPEPGNEKTLGQGVTFLVHGISNTIGFPGHIPQPIIKPSGDDPDDLERCGNDVADFFSQDGLINRVGAQVFTESDPILAAQIVNMHLHRKRLELRKQGWS is encoded by the coding sequence ATGCCGGAAAAGGATGAGGTGCTGAAACGCACTCCCAACCCCGCGGCAAAGGAATTGATAACGAAGCTGCAAAAAGAAGGGGTTCCGATTTTTCTGGATCGTTTCGCAGCTCAGCAGCCCCAGTGCAAGTTCGGCCTGCAGGGCACATGCTGCCGGATGTGTCAGTGGGGTCCATGCACGATCAGCCGTAAATCCACACACGGGGTCTGCGGAAAAGACATGAACCTGATCGTTATGGGCAACCTGCTGCGCGCGCTTGTTTCCGGCCTTGCCGCACACGCCCGTCATGCACATGAAATATATCTCACCATCATGGCGGTCAGGGACGGGACCGTAGATATAAAGATCAAGGGTGAGGATCGGGTTTTCGAGATGGCCGGCCGCCTTGGGATTGAGGTCGAAAACCGCAAGATCGAGGCGATTGCGGGCGAGATCGCCGAAATCCTTCTTGAAGACCTGGGAAAAATGAAGAAAGGTGAACTCCGGCTGCTGGAAGCGTACGCCGGACAGGAAAACAGGGACCTCTGGCGGAAGCTCGATATCCTGCCCCGATCGTCAGCTTACGAGATAATGGAAGCCCTGCACATGACTACTCTCGGCGCCTGCTCGGACTGGATGGCCCTCGTGGACCAGGAACTCCGCTCAGCGCTGGCCTATTGCTATTCCACCCTCTTCGGGACGTCCCTCGCGACGGAGATTCTCTACGGAATACCCCGGCCACGAAAAACAGTGGTGAACTTCGGAGTCCTCAAGGAGGATCATGTCAACATCCTCCTTCACGGCCACTCCCCTGTTATGGTGGAAAAGATCCTGGAGAAGATCCACACACCCGAGATCCAGTCGCTGGCCAGGCAGTTGGGGGCCAAAGGAATCGTTCTGGGCGGGATGTGCTGCACGGGAGAGGAACTCCTTGCGCGTCACGGCATACCGACTGTGACCAATATCCTGGGGCAGGAACTCGCTATCGGTACCGGCGCCGTGGATACCGTGATCGTCGATATGCAGTGCATCATACCGGGCATGAAAATCACAGCGGACTGCTTCGGGACGGAGATAATCACGACGTGCAGATCCAACCGGATTCCCGGAGCCGTTCATGTGCCCTTCGACCCGGAAGACCCCGGATCATTAGACGACAACGCGTTATATGTCGCCCGCAGTGCCGTGGAGTCCTTCGGCCGCAGGAAAAGGCGCAATATCCACATCCCCGACTACAGGACCGAAGCTCTCGTAGGATGGAGTTACGAGGCCATTTTAGAAGCGTTCGGCGGCGCGGACCGCCTGGTGGAGCTGCTCAAAACCGGAAAGTTCAAGGGGATATGCACCATCGTGGGATGCAACACACCAAAGGTGCCCTACGAGAGCAACCACGTGACCATCGCCAGGGAACTAATCGCGGCCGGTGTCCTTCTTACCACCACCGGGTGCTGTTCCCACGCGCTTTTAAATGCAGGGCTTTGCGCTCCTGACGCCTCCGAAATGGCCCCGCATGATACGCGCGTCCTTTTAGAGAAGCTGGGAATACCGCCCGCCCTCGCTGTGGGCGGCTGTGTCGACAATGCGCGCTCTTTAAGATTGTTCATAACCCTGGCAGAAGCAGCGGGATTGAAGATACACGACATGCCTTTCATGTTCATCGGTCCGGAACCGGGGAACGAGAAAACCTTGGGCCAGGGGGTGACCTTCCTTGTCCACGGCATCAGCAACACCATCGGGTTTCCGGGCCACATCCCTCAGCCCATCATTAAACCTTCCGGTGACGACCCGGATGACCTTGAACGGTGCGGCAATGATGTCGCGGACTTCTTCAGCCAGGACGGCCTTATCAACAGGGTCGGTGCACAGGTCTTTACGGAATCGGATCCGATACTTGCCGCGCAGATCGTTAATATGCACCTGCATCGAAAGCGGCTGGAGCTTCGAAAACAGGGATGGAGTTAG